A window of the Pontibacillus yanchengensis genome harbors these coding sequences:
- a CDS encoding acetoin utilization AcuB family protein has protein sequence MLVEQIMKTQVITCKPTETIESALKLLNDHHIRHIPIVDESNQVIGIVSDRDVRDASPSIFHIHQDNDENELQNELRSIMSTPVTTIHPLDFVEEIASIFYEQEIACLPVTKANKLVGIVTEKDMLYTLIQLTGVNVQSSQIELKVINKPGILPEVTAVLGRRKVNITSVLIYPYEPDQRYKILVFRLQTMNPMPIIEDLHAEGYEVLWPNMPGIEK, from the coding sequence ATGCTTGTCGAACAAATTATGAAAACTCAGGTTATCACTTGTAAACCTACTGAAACTATTGAAAGCGCTTTAAAGTTGCTAAACGATCACCATATAAGGCATATACCAATTGTTGATGAATCTAATCAAGTGATAGGTATCGTATCAGATCGAGATGTAAGAGATGCAAGCCCTTCCATTTTTCATATTCATCAAGACAATGATGAGAATGAACTGCAAAATGAATTACGATCGATTATGAGTACACCTGTAACGACTATTCATCCATTAGATTTTGTAGAGGAAATTGCGTCCATTTTTTATGAGCAAGAAATTGCTTGTCTACCAGTAACAAAAGCTAACAAACTAGTAGGCATAGTAACCGAGAAGGATATGCTCTATACGTTAATTCAATTAACTGGAGTGAACGTCCAAAGCTCTCAAATTGAATTAAAAGTAATTAATAAACCAGGTATCCTTCCAGAAGTAACGGCTGTTTTGGGACGTAGAAAAGTCAACATTACATCTGTACTCATTTATCCTTATGAGCCAGATCAACGCTATAAAATACTAGTCTTTCGATTACAAACTATGAACCCAATGCCAATTATAGAAGATTTGCACGCAGAAGGGTATGAGGTGTTGTGGCCAAATATGCCGGGGATAGAGAAATGA
- a CDS encoding GNAT family N-acetyltransferase, whose protein sequence is MKHIKEYHSKEIETHEGTVVIEGPLSSSELANYSFHEHLTAFRPSEKQFEAVKKIAEFEEGRIIIARTSETIVGYVTYLYPDPLERWSKFQMEDLIELGAIEVIPAYRGYKIGSWLLKVSMLDDAMEDFIVISTEYYWHWDLSGTRLNIWNYRKVMEKMMGAGGLTPYPTDDEEIVSHPANCLMARIGERVDPESVKRFEQLRFLNRNRYRTSRGGD, encoded by the coding sequence ATGAAGCATATAAAAGAGTATCATTCCAAAGAAATAGAGACCCATGAAGGTACAGTGGTAATAGAAGGTCCTCTTTCTTCTTCGGAATTAGCCAACTATTCATTTCATGAACATTTAACTGCGTTTCGCCCCTCTGAAAAGCAATTTGAAGCTGTAAAGAAAATAGCTGAGTTTGAGGAAGGACGGATCATTATAGCACGAACTTCAGAAACAATTGTTGGATATGTTACGTATCTATATCCCGACCCACTTGAACGATGGTCGAAATTTCAAATGGAAGATTTGATTGAATTAGGTGCTATTGAAGTTATTCCTGCTTATCGAGGCTACAAAATCGGTTCATGGCTATTAAAGGTTTCCATGTTGGATGATGCAATGGAAGATTTTATTGTGATTTCAACTGAGTATTATTGGCATTGGGATCTTTCAGGTACACGTTTAAATATCTGGAATTACCGTAAAGTAATGGAGAAAATGATGGGAGCAGGCGGGCTTACTCCGTATCCAACTGATGATGAAGAAATTGTCTCGCACCCAGCAAATTGTCTAATGGCAAGAATCGGGGAGCGTGTTGACCCAGAATCAGTTAAACGTTTTGAACAATTACGTTTCTTAAATCGTAACCGTTATCGCACGAGTCGAGGAGGAGATTAA
- a CDS encoding transglycosylase domain-containing protein codes for MNNNQSNGSDKSPFTKWWQEGKIQKASRITYDVAWNVLLFFLIIGVVGFFFAGGLGAGYFASLVKDEPIRAEEDMKQDIYNYEETTEIFFGDNKYLGKIRSDLYREEVQLENVSKHVRNAVIATEDEYFETHEGIVPKAILRAIFQEVTNASTKTGGSTLTQQLIKNQILTNEVSFERKAKEILLAMRLERFFEKDEILEAYLNVVPFGRNASGRNIAGIETAAQGIFGVSADELNLAQSAFIAGLPQSPYLYTPFSNSGEVKSEENIAPAMDRMQTVLTRMHEAGMISDQELETARNYNIAADFAKPETSPIQEYPYLTIEIEKRAKKILAKELAKQDGYSEEDLENNEALQEQYFILADRNLRGNGYKIHTTIDQKIYDKMQEIKNNYNQYGPEKPETVVVDGEEKTIQEPVQVGGLLMENSTGKILSFIGGRDYEQNQVNHATDSQRSNGSTMKPILVYAPAIELGQAQPGSVVADIDTSFQAGTKTWSPGNYTGRYHGLTSIRYALAKSFNVPAARTYADIVNQDPVSFLDKMGFTTLTEGDRTNLSMALGAVTNGVTVEENTNAYSTFGNMGNFVDAYMIDRIENKDGELLYEHKSEKTKVFSEQTSYLTIDMMRDVLDYGTATYANYQLKYKDVDWAGKTGTSQNFRDTWFVATNPNVTMGMWMGYDTPKSIKCYGCNLSYSNRNINLWSQVVNAASDIRPDLMVPEESFKNPGGIVTANYCATSGLAPSELCSEFGLVKSDIYASGQVPSKTDDSLIQTRSVVVNGKTYVADEATPNEFTNSGIYFNPDWIERNNYDKLDDFSQLIPNNERWANVSVPASNKLPNDGQPPAAPATVNVSGGAVTWSASASNDVVGYRVYRAPSPGAAFQLAGSSADTSLGSRGRGVYIVKAVDYYGRVSGASPSAQYGDFTPDPEPQPEPDDNNDSGQGNDNSGNSGNSGDSGDSGNTDNSDNSGDDTGNSGDDTSNSGDGTSGDSSGDSSNSGGNTGSSGDSNEDSGSSSDSSGGDSSSSDGSSGNSESSGLWRTVITLNNITTLIKQGRGIYIPLPFLLIKY; via the coding sequence ATGAATAATAACCAATCTAATGGTTCTGATAAATCACCATTTACGAAATGGTGGCAAGAAGGGAAAATTCAAAAAGCTTCCCGAATCACTTATGATGTCGCATGGAATGTTTTACTATTCTTTTTAATCATTGGTGTTGTAGGATTCTTCTTCGCAGGGGGATTAGGTGCGGGTTATTTCGCATCACTCGTGAAAGATGAACCTATTCGAGCCGAAGAAGATATGAAACAGGATATTTATAACTATGAGGAAACGACAGAAATCTTTTTTGGAGATAATAAGTATTTAGGGAAAATACGCTCTGATTTATATCGTGAAGAAGTTCAACTAGAAAACGTTTCGAAACACGTCCGAAATGCTGTTATTGCTACAGAAGATGAATATTTTGAAACACATGAAGGAATTGTGCCAAAGGCAATACTGAGGGCAATATTCCAAGAAGTAACCAATGCAAGTACAAAAACTGGTGGAAGTACACTTACTCAACAGTTAATTAAAAACCAAATTCTCACAAACGAAGTGTCATTCGAGCGTAAAGCGAAAGAAATACTTCTAGCCATGCGCTTAGAACGGTTCTTTGAAAAAGATGAAATTCTTGAAGCATATTTAAATGTCGTACCTTTTGGACGAAATGCGTCGGGTAGAAACATAGCAGGAATTGAAACAGCTGCTCAAGGTATCTTTGGTGTGAGTGCAGATGAGTTAAATTTAGCTCAATCCGCATTTATTGCCGGTTTACCACAAAGCCCTTACCTTTACACACCATTTTCCAACAGTGGTGAAGTCAAAAGTGAAGAAAATATCGCTCCGGCTATGGATCGAATGCAAACCGTTCTAACTAGAATGCATGAAGCTGGAATGATATCAGATCAAGAATTAGAGACAGCACGTAACTATAATATTGCAGCTGATTTCGCTAAGCCTGAGACATCACCTATTCAAGAGTATCCTTATTTAACAATTGAGATTGAAAAGCGTGCGAAAAAGATTTTAGCGAAGGAACTGGCCAAGCAAGACGGTTACAGCGAAGAAGACTTAGAGAATAATGAAGCACTTCAAGAACAATATTTTATTCTTGCTGACCGTAACTTACGTGGAAATGGATACAAAATTCACACCACAATTGACCAAAAAATCTACGACAAAATGCAAGAAATAAAAAATAATTACAATCAATATGGACCAGAAAAACCAGAAACCGTCGTAGTTGATGGAGAAGAAAAAACCATTCAAGAGCCTGTTCAAGTCGGTGGTCTCCTAATGGAGAACAGTACAGGTAAAATTCTCAGTTTCATTGGTGGAAGAGATTACGAACAGAATCAAGTGAATCACGCAACAGACTCACAACGTTCAAATGGGAGTACGATGAAGCCGATTCTTGTGTACGCTCCAGCCATTGAACTTGGTCAAGCTCAACCCGGTTCTGTGGTAGCTGACATCGATACGTCTTTCCAAGCGGGAACGAAAACGTGGTCGCCAGGAAACTACACAGGTCGTTATCATGGCTTAACATCGATTCGTTATGCCCTTGCGAAATCCTTTAACGTACCAGCAGCTAGAACCTATGCAGATATTGTTAATCAAGATCCAGTTTCTTTCTTAGATAAAATGGGCTTCACGACATTAACAGAAGGTGACAGAACCAATTTATCTATGGCTTTAGGTGCCGTAACAAACGGTGTAACAGTAGAAGAAAACACAAACGCCTATTCCACATTTGGAAATATGGGGAACTTCGTCGATGCTTACATGATAGACCGAATAGAAAATAAAGACGGCGAACTATTATATGAGCATAAAAGTGAAAAAACGAAGGTATTCAGTGAACAAACATCTTACCTTACTATTGATATGATGAGAGATGTTTTGGATTATGGAACAGCAACATATGCAAATTATCAACTTAAGTATAAAGATGTGGATTGGGCTGGTAAAACAGGTACATCCCAAAACTTCCGAGACACTTGGTTTGTTGCGACAAACCCTAATGTGACCATGGGAATGTGGATGGGATATGATACCCCTAAATCTATAAAATGCTATGGTTGTAACCTAAGCTACAGTAACCGAAACATCAACCTCTGGTCACAAGTAGTAAATGCAGCATCTGATATTAGACCAGATCTAATGGTTCCAGAAGAAAGCTTTAAGAACCCTGGAGGTATTGTTACAGCTAACTATTGTGCTACCTCAGGACTAGCTCCTTCTGAACTATGTTCTGAATTTGGACTTGTTAAAAGCGATATCTACGCTTCAGGACAAGTACCATCTAAAACAGATGATAGTTTAATTCAAACGAGATCTGTTGTTGTTAACGGTAAAACATATGTAGCTGATGAAGCGACACCAAATGAGTTTACCAATAGTGGAATATACTTTAATCCAGATTGGATTGAACGTAATAATTATGACAAATTAGATGACTTTAGTCAGTTAATTCCAAATAATGAACGTTGGGCGAATGTTAGTGTTCCTGCATCAAATAAATTACCTAATGATGGTCAACCACCTGCAGCACCTGCAACCGTCAATGTTAGTGGTGGCGCTGTTACATGGTCTGCATCTGCAAGTAATGATGTGGTAGGTTATCGAGTGTATCGTGCACCTTCACCGGGAGCAGCATTCCAACTGGCAGGAAGTTCAGCTGATACGTCATTAGGATCTAGAGGTAGAGGAGTATATATTGTCAAGGCTGTTGACTACTATGGTCGTGTCTCTGGCGCTTCTCCATCAGCCCAATATGGTGACTTTACACCAGATCCAGAACCACAGCCTGAACCAGATGATAACAATGATTCTGGTCAAGGAAATGATAACTCCGGAAATAGTGGAAATTCCGGTGACTCAGGTGATTCAGGAAACACTGATAACTCTGACAACTCAGGCGATGACACCGGTAACTCCGGAGATGACACTAGTAACTCTGGTGATGGAACCTCTGGTGATTCATCAGGAGACTCAAGTAATTCTGGTGGAAATACCGGAAGTTCTGGTGATTCCAATGAGGATTCAGGAAGTTCCAGTGATTCTAGTGGAGGAGATTCTTCTAGCAGCGATGGAAGTTCCGGCAATAGTGAGAGCTCTGGACTCTGGAGAACAGTAATAACTCTCAATAATATAACAACTCTAATCAAGCAAGGAAGAGGAATATATATTCCTCTTCCTTTTTTATTGATTAAATACTAA